The sequence AGACCTTTGAGTGCAGTTTCATAAGAAATATCATGAACCCAATCTTGTAGTGAATTTCCATGTTCATAAGGTTTAGAAAGATTTTTTCTACTCTTTACTGGAATAGAGCCATGTTGGAATATTACATCGTGAGAACGCTTTTGTGCATTTCCACCAACTTTTTGTCCATCTATTAAAATATCATATTTTTCTTTTCCTTGATAACACAATATTGGATTTTTATCTGATTCAGTGCTCTCACATTCACATGCCCATTTAGCATTCAGATGTAAAGAATTGTAAAATTCTAATACAAAGGAGGTTAACTTTTTATAGGAGTCAATTACAGACAAATTACCTAAGTGTTCTTGAGAGCAAACAATAGAGTATGAGATTTCTTCATAATGATACAAGGCATTCCCCCCCGTCAACCTCCTAATGAAAAATTCTTCTTCCTGAGACAAAAAAACCTTGTTAATATCAGATATTTTTTGAAACCTCCCCACCGAAAGAACCGAAGGATACCAAAAATAAAATCTTATTACAGGTTCTCTTTTCTTCAAGAAGGTTAAATATAAAGCTTCGTCAATGGCCATATTGTAATCGCCACTTAATGGAGACGAAACTATAAATCTAAACCTCCTGCCAGACAACTTAATTCCCTTCCTTCTTAAAAAATAAGATATATAAATTATACTTTTTTATTAAATCTTTAATATTATACAGCTTATTCCAAAATTCATAGTCTAGCCTTGACAATCAAATCTTTAGCAGCCTTTGTTTCATCTGGTCTTGAAATGACAGTTGTTTTAGGAAACTCTTTAAAGGCTTCAGGATTTTGTTCTGCCAATTTAACTGCATCTATAATAGCATCTACGAATTTATCAAGAGTTTCCATAGATTCGGTTTCAGTTGGTTCAATCATAAAGGCTTCCTTTACTATCAATGGAAAATATATTGTAGGTGGGTGAAATCCCCTATCTATAAGGAACTTTGCAAAATCCAGAGCACTTGCGCCTTTTTTAGCCATTTCAGAAAGAGAAAATACACATTCGTGCATACAAGTTCTATCATACGGAAGTTTCAAATAATTTTTAAGTCTATTCATTACGTAATTTGCATTTAATACTGCCATTTCTGCAGAATATTTTATTCCATCAGTCCCAAGAAGTTTAATATATAGATATGCCTTTAAGATAACAGCAAAGTTTCCAAAGAATGATGAAACATGTCCAATTGATTTATCTGAATTTGATACTACAACTAGAGAATCATCTTCTCTTTTTACTCTAGGAATAGGGAGAAAATCTTCAAGAAATTTCTTAACTCCTACAGGCCCAGCTCCAGGACCTCCGCCACCATGAGGAGTACCAAAAGTCTTGTGCACATTTACGTGGATAACGTCAAATCCAAGATCACCAGGTCTGACTTTGCCCATAATTGCGTTAAGGTTAGCACCATCATAGTACATTAATGCTCCTACAGAATGAGCTAAATCGGAAATCTCTTTTATGTTTTTCTCAAACAAACCTAAAGTATTAGGACATGTCATCATTACTGCAGCCACATCTGTATCAAGATGTTTTTTTAACTCATCTACATCCATTTCCCCTTCGCTATTTGAAGGTATTGTAACTACTTCATAGCCTACCATAGATGCACTTGCAGGATTTGTGCCGTGTGAAGAATCAGGCACAATAACCTTGGTTCTCTTCGAGTTTTTTGATTTGTGATAACTAGAAATAATCATAATACCAGTTAATTCACCGTGAGCTCCAGCCATCGGACTAGTAGTAGCACAGTCCATTCCAGTTATCTCACATAATATGTCCTGAAAATCTGAAATAAGCTCAAGAGCACCTTTACACCTATTAATACTATCTGGCAAAATAGACAAAAAAGGATGGAGATTTAGAAATTCAGGAATATTCGAAGCTTTTTCCAAAATTTTTGGATTGTATTTCATGGTACAAGAACCCAACGGATAAAATTGAGTATCCACAGAAAAATTTAATCTGGAAAGATTAATAAAATGTCTTATAAGATCTAACTCTGATATCTCAGGCAAATTAAGTTCTGAGCGACAAAGCTCATCAGGAAAATTCTTTAAATTTACATCTAATTTAGGCAAATTAAAAGACTTTCTGCCACTCTTTGATTCCTCAAATATCAATTTCATAATATGGCCTCCAAAATAGAACATACATTATCAATGTTATACTTTGACATCTTTTCAGTTACATTTATCAAAATATCATTTTCTGAACCACCAAACAGATACAATGGGATTCCAAAGGCAATATTTTTTGATAATAATGTTGAAAAAATCTCTTTAGCAGGTCTATTAAATTTAACAACAAATTCGTTAAAAGTAGTTGCATTATTCTTTATAACCAACCCTATCTCTATCAACTTTTTCTTCATGTATTCACTTTTACTAAAATTTATCAGAGCCAATTCCTTTAAGCCGCTCTTTCCAAGAGAACAAAGGTAAACCAAAGCTCTTAAAGCACAAAGGCCCTCGTTAGAGCATATATTAGACGTCGCACGATGTCTTTTTATGTGTTGTTCTCTAGCCTGAAGAGTTAAAACATAAGCTCTTTTGTTATTTCTGTCTAATGTTTCACCCACAATCCTGCCAGGCATATTTCTAATGTACACCTTTTTGGTTACCAAAAAACCAAAATATGGCCCTCCAAATGAAAGCGGATTGCCAAGTGATTGTCCTTCACCAGTTGCAATATCTACTCCCATCTTACCTGGCGTTTTTACAATTCCTAAAGAAATAGGATATACGCTTGATACAGCCAAAATATTCTTTTCATGAGCAAAATTTATAAGATCAGTCCAATCATGAACACTCCCATAAAAAGTTGGATTCTGGAAAACAAAACAAGCCACATTAGAGTCAAGCAAAGACTTTATTTTTCCAAAATCTGGCTCAATTTCTTCTGTCTCAACTTCAATTAATTCGTATGGCAAGAATTTTAAATACGTCTTGACTATGTTTCTATATATTGGGTTAACGCTTTTGTCCATTATTATCTTTTCTCTTTTGGTGATTCTTAGAGACATCAAAACAGCTTCAGCAAGAGCAGTTCCACCATCGTAGAGAGATGCATTCGTCACTTCAAGGTCAGTCAGGTTACAAATAGCAGTCTGATACTCAAACAGCGATTGTAAAGTTCCCTGAGAACATTCTGGTTGGTAGGGTGTATAGGCAGTATAGAATTCAGATCTCGATGCAACAAAATCAACTACACTAGGAATTATGTGATCATAGAATCCTGCACCTAAAAAGTGATATGATAACAAATTATTTTTTCTAGCCAGGTTTAAAATAAGATTGTATCCTTCATATTCAGAAATCCCTTTGCCCAATTTTTTGAAATCAATTTCTTCAACTGGGAGCTCTTTGAATAAATCATCTACTTCATTTACATTACAAACAGAACACATTTCCCTTATATCTTCAGGTGTATGTGGACAAAAATTCATTTTTAGTCCAGCTCCTTAATATAATTTTCATATGATGCCTTATCCATAAGATTTTTAAGCTCACTGGTGTCAGAAATTTCCACCTTAACTATCCAACCTTCTTCTTCTGGACTCTTATTTATAATTTCAGGTTCATTTTCCAACCTACTATTCACTTCAATTATCTTCCCGCTTACAGGAGCATATACATCGCTAGCTGCCTTTACTGACTCAATAGTACAGAATATACTAAACTGTTTGATTTCAGTACCAACTTCCGGCAATTCAACGTAAGTAATGTCTCCCAACTGATGCTGTGCGTAATCTGTAATACCAACTATTCCTACATTGTTATCTATCTCTAACCACTCGTGATCTTTTGAATAATATCTTGACACAGATACTCCTCCTTTAAAGTATTAATTTTATTTTATTTTCTAAGAGATCCATTTTTATAAAACGGTATCTTTTCAATAACAGCTTTAATTTTTACCCTATCTTGAGACAATTCTAAAGCTGTGTTCTCACTGCTATATTGTGGTTTAACATAGCCCATACCAATCCCTTTACCTAGTGATGGAGAAAAACCTCCACTAGTAACATATCCAATGTCCATACCATCTTTAAATATCCTGTAATTGTGTCTAGGAGCCCTTCTACTATCACAAACAAAGCCTACTCTTATTTTTTCTAAATTAGCTTCTTTTTGTTTCAAAAGAGCTTCCTTACCCACAAAATCTTTATCAAAGTGAACAAAATAGGAGAGATCGGCCTCTAATGGTGTAGTGTCTTCATCAAGATCATTGCCATACAAAGGATAACCCATTTCAAGTCTTAACAAATCTCTTGCACCAAGTCCAGCAGGCTTTATTTTTTCATCTTTAAGTAAATCGTTCCAAACATCAACACAAATAATTGATGGCATATATATCTCAAAACCAAGTTCTCCAGTATATCCAGTTCTTGAGAGTATCACTTCTTGATCCATAAGACTGCTTTTGGTAAAAGAAAAATATTTTAATTCATCAATAATCCCTGGGAAATATTTTCTTAATAGATCTCTCGAAAAAGGCCCTTGAACGTCAAGCTTTGAGGTAGTTTCAGACCTATCTTCAAAAACAAAATTACCCTTTAAAACGCTTTTTATAACATTAAAATCGTTATCCTTTGTCCCAGCATTCACTACCATCATAAGCTCATCAGCGCTTAATCTGTAAACAATACAATCATCTACAATTCCTCCTCTTTCATTCAAAATTAGGCCATATCTGCACTTTCCTACATTAATAGTGCCAATTTTAAACGAAAAAGCCATCTCAATATTTGTATTTACCAAATCACCCTTAAAGTAAAATTCACCCATATGGCAGGTATCAAAAAGTGCAACGCTTTTTCTGCATTGCATGTGCTCTTCGATTATACTTTCATATTGAATTGGCATATTCCAACCACCAAAAGGTACCATTTTCGCTTTTAGCTTAATGTGCTCAGCCTCAAGCGGTGTCGATTTCAAATTCTGCATCGTTTCACCTTCCTACTTTCTTAAAATTTGTTTTAAGTTTTCACTTAAATCTCTAAGCGCGTTGCCTCTATGACTTATCTTTTCTTTTTCTTCAAGCGAGAGTTCAGCCATACTTTTCTTGTATCCTAAAGGGATAAAGATCGGATCATATCCAAAGCCATTTTCACCCTTTGGTTCGAACCCTATATGGCCTTCACAAACTCCCTGTACCTGACAAATAACCTTTTTTTCGTAAAGAACAAAACAAGCTTTAAATCTCGCAGTTCTCTTTTCAAAAGGCAAATCCCCAAGAAGTTTTAATATGCCCATGCACTTTTCCAAATCTGTTACATCGCCAAAAAACCTTGATGATAAAACGCCTGGCTTTTTGTCTAACGCATCAACTTCAAGACCAGAATCGTCAGCCAATGAAGCAATATTAGTAGCCTCATAAAACGCTCTGGCTTTTATCAAAGCATTTTCACAAAACGTAGAACCCGTTTCTTCCGGTTCAATAAAACAATTTATTTCTGAAGGTAGTATAAAGTTCAAGCTATATTTGGATAAAACGTTCACAATTTCTCTTATTTTGTTTTTATTATTAGTAGCAAGAAGTAATTTCATAAATTCATTTTTGTATCAAAAATAATTGTTACAGGACCATCATTTACAAGAGATACCTTCATGTGCTCACCGAAAAATCCTTTCCTTACAACAACTTTTTCTTTTAAAACGTTAAACATGTATTCAAAAAGTTCATTTGCCCTGTTTGGGTTCTCAGATCTTTCAAAACTAGGCCTTAAACCCTTTGAAGTATTAGCAAGCAACGTAAATTGTGGCACAATCAAAAGCTCACCCTTTATGTCAAGAAGAGAAAGATCCAAAGGCATCTTCTCAGATTGAAAAAGCCTTAATTTACATATTTTTTCACAAAAAAGTGAAACTTCTTCCTCTTTATCATCCTTTTCAAAATTTACTAACAAAGTTAGACCTCTGCTTATCGAGGAATATAAATTTTTTTCGCTTACACTAACGCTTGCACTTAACACTCTTTGTGCAACAACCCTCAAAACTTACCACTTCCCCCTTGTTGTTCAAAATTTCTCAATAACTTTTTTTGTCTAATTAGTTTTATGAGCAAGAGAAACAAGATCTTCTACTCCCTTCAGGTTATTTTCTGATAAAAACCTTTTAATCCCAATAGAAATCTCATCCAACAAATCTGGATTGTTATAATAGCTTGAACCAATTCCTATATAATTTGCTCCAGCCATAAACATTTCTATAGCAGATTCAACAGAATATACTCCACCAACGCCTATAATAGGTAACTTAGAAGCCTTTCTCAAATCCCATACACATTTGAGAGAAATAGGTAAAAGTGCTGGACCCGATAAACCACCGTGTATATTGCCTAAAGATGGTTTTTTTCTATTTATATCAATTCTCATTCCTGGCAAAGTATTAATTGCACAAAAGATATCTACACCCTCACCCTCTAACGAAATTCCCATTTCCTTAAAATTAGAAAGTGGAGACAATTTTGCGATCAAAACCCTTTTCCATACTTTTCTTACCCTTTTGCAGACCTTAATTGAATCCTTTACATTGGAGGAAAAAGTAATACCGGCATCTCTTAAATTTGGACAGGAAAGGTTTAATTCTAGAGCAATAACATCACTTTCGATTTCAGTTACTTTATCTGCTAGATACTCAAAGTCATCAACTGTTTCGCCAGATATACTAAATATCAGTGGACAATCTGAAAAAAATCTTTTTATAGTAGGAAAAAGTTTTAAATATTCATCTATACCAGGATTTTGAAGTCCAATAGAATTTAGCATCCCTGCAGGAGTTTCTATTATTCTTGGCGGTATATTTCCCTCTCTTTTTTTTGTAGTAGCGGTTTTTAAAGTAAAAGCACCAAATTTATTAAGTTCATAATCATAACTTACATCATACCCCAGACCAAATACTCCAGAAGGTGCTATAAAAGGATTTTTGAGAACATTATCACAAAAAACTACTTTTAAATTAGACATAAA comes from Thermodesulfobium acidiphilum and encodes:
- a CDS encoding lipoate--protein ligase family protein; translation: MSGRRFRFIVSSPLSGDYNMAIDEALYLTFLKKREPVIRFYFWYPSVLSVGRFQKISDINKVFLSQEEEFFIRRLTGGNALYHYEEISYSIVCSQEHLGNLSVIDSYKKLTSFVLEFYNSLHLNAKWACECESTESDKNPILCYQGKEKYDILIDGQKVGGNAQKRSHDVIFQHGSIPVKSRKNLSKPYEHGNSLQDWVHDISYETALKGLATFFSKEMKVDLDFCELTKEEIKLVSLLREKKYLSESWNRDGIEKETCVAS
- the gcvPB gene encoding aminomethyl-transferring glycine dehydrogenase subunit GcvPB; translated protein: MKLIFEESKSGRKSFNLPKLDVNLKNFPDELCRSELNLPEISELDLIRHFINLSRLNFSVDTQFYPLGSCTMKYNPKILEKASNIPEFLNLHPFLSILPDSINRCKGALELISDFQDILCEITGMDCATTSPMAGAHGELTGIMIISSYHKSKNSKRTKVIVPDSSHGTNPASASMVGYEVVTIPSNSEGEMDVDELKKHLDTDVAAVMMTCPNTLGLFEKNIKEISDLAHSVGALMYYDGANLNAIMGKVRPGDLGFDVIHVNVHKTFGTPHGGGGPGAGPVGVKKFLEDFLPIPRVKREDDSLVVVSNSDKSIGHVSSFFGNFAVILKAYLYIKLLGTDGIKYSAEMAVLNANYVMNRLKNYLKLPYDRTCMHECVFSLSEMAKKGASALDFAKFLIDRGFHPPTIYFPLIVKEAFMIEPTETESMETLDKFVDAIIDAVKLAEQNPEAFKEFPKTTVISRPDETKAAKDLIVKARL
- the gcvPA gene encoding aminomethyl-transferring glycine dehydrogenase subunit GcvPA, which encodes MNFCPHTPEDIREMCSVCNVNEVDDLFKELPVEEIDFKKLGKGISEYEGYNLILNLARKNNLLSYHFLGAGFYDHIIPSVVDFVASRSEFYTAYTPYQPECSQGTLQSLFEYQTAICNLTDLEVTNASLYDGGTALAEAVLMSLRITKREKIIMDKSVNPIYRNIVKTYLKFLPYELIEVETEEIEPDFGKIKSLLDSNVACFVFQNPTFYGSVHDWTDLINFAHEKNILAVSSVYPISLGIVKTPGKMGVDIATGEGQSLGNPLSFGGPYFGFLVTKKVYIRNMPGRIVGETLDRNNKRAYVLTLQAREQHIKRHRATSNICSNEGLCALRALVYLCSLGKSGLKELALINFSKSEYMKKKLIEIGLVIKNNATTFNEFVVKFNRPAKEIFSTLLSKNIAFGIPLYLFGGSENDILINVTEKMSKYNIDNVCSILEAIL
- the gcvH gene encoding glycine cleavage system protein GcvH, which codes for MSRYYSKDHEWLEIDNNVGIVGITDYAQHQLGDITYVELPEVGTEIKQFSIFCTIESVKAASDVYAPVSGKIIEVNSRLENEPEIINKSPEEEGWIVKVEISDTSELKNLMDKASYENYIKELD
- the gcvT gene encoding glycine cleavage system aminomethyltransferase GcvT, which codes for MQNLKSTPLEAEHIKLKAKMVPFGGWNMPIQYESIIEEHMQCRKSVALFDTCHMGEFYFKGDLVNTNIEMAFSFKIGTINVGKCRYGLILNERGGIVDDCIVYRLSADELMMVVNAGTKDNDFNVIKSVLKGNFVFEDRSETTSKLDVQGPFSRDLLRKYFPGIIDELKYFSFTKSSLMDQEVILSRTGYTGELGFEIYMPSIICVDVWNDLLKDEKIKPAGLGARDLLRLEMGYPLYGNDLDEDTTPLEADLSYFVHFDKDFVGKEALLKQKEANLEKIRVGFVCDSRRAPRHNYRIFKDGMDIGYVTSGGFSPSLGKGIGMGYVKPQYSSENTALELSQDRVKIKAVIEKIPFYKNGSLRK
- the rdgB gene encoding RdgB/HAM1 family non-canonical purine NTP pyrophosphatase encodes the protein MKLLLATNNKNKIREIVNVLSKYSLNFILPSEINCFIEPEETGSTFCENALIKARAFYEATNIASLADDSGLEVDALDKKPGVLSSRFFGDVTDLEKCMGILKLLGDLPFEKRTARFKACFVLYEKKVICQVQGVCEGHIGFEPKGENGFGYDPIFIPLGYKKSMAELSLEEKEKISHRGNALRDLSENLKQILRK
- the dtd gene encoding D-aminoacyl-tRNA deacylase → MRVVAQRVLSASVSVSEKNLYSSISRGLTLLVNFEKDDKEEEVSLFCEKICKLRLFQSEKMPLDLSLLDIKGELLIVPQFTLLANTSKGLRPSFERSENPNRANELFEYMFNVLKEKVVVRKGFFGEHMKVSLVNDGPVTIIFDTKMNL
- a CDS encoding dihydroorotate dehydrogenase; protein product: MSNLKVVFCDNVLKNPFIAPSGVFGLGYDVSYDYELNKFGAFTLKTATTKKREGNIPPRIIETPAGMLNSIGLQNPGIDEYLKLFPTIKRFFSDCPLIFSISGETVDDFEYLADKVTEIESDVIALELNLSCPNLRDAGITFSSNVKDSIKVCKRVRKVWKRVLIAKLSPLSNFKEMGISLEGEGVDIFCAINTLPGMRIDINRKKPSLGNIHGGLSGPALLPISLKCVWDLRKASKLPIIGVGGVYSVESAIEMFMAGANYIGIGSSYYNNPDLLDEISIGIKRFLSENNLKGVEDLVSLAHKTN